In Bifidobacterium sp. ESL0745, one DNA window encodes the following:
- a CDS encoding AAA family ATPase has translation MPTDLLGRKYETFPAPKPLDHHGPARIIAMCNQKGGVGKTTSSINIGGALSQYGRRVLIVDFDPQGAASVGLGINANTVDATIYNALFDSSMDVHDVVQHTEFENLDIIPANIDLSAAEIQLVTEVGRERILASVLQGVRDEYDVIIIDCQPSLGLLTVNALAAADGVIIPVAAEFFALRGVALLMQSIEKVRSRINPQLEVYGVLVTMYTSTLHCEEVLQRIYEAFQDKVFHSVISRSIKLPDSNVAAAPITIYAPNHKTAKEYRETARELIARGIVQ, from the coding sequence ATGCCTACCGATCTTCTTGGACGAAAATATGAGACTTTTCCCGCGCCGAAACCGCTTGATCATCATGGTCCGGCGCGCATCATCGCGATGTGCAATCAGAAGGGCGGGGTCGGCAAGACGACAAGTTCCATCAACATCGGCGGTGCGCTGAGCCAGTACGGCAGACGGGTGCTCATCGTCGATTTCGATCCGCAGGGCGCTGCCAGCGTGGGTCTGGGCATCAATGCGAATACCGTGGACGCCACCATTTACAATGCGCTGTTCGATTCCTCGATGGACGTCCACGACGTTGTACAGCACACCGAATTCGAAAACCTTGACATCATCCCGGCCAACATTGACCTTTCCGCGGCCGAAATTCAACTGGTCACCGAAGTCGGGCGTGAACGCATTCTCGCCAGCGTTCTGCAGGGCGTACGTGATGAATATGATGTCATCATCATCGATTGCCAGCCTTCCTTGGGTTTGTTGACCGTAAACGCGCTGGCTGCCGCGGACGGCGTGATCATTCCCGTGGCCGCCGAGTTCTTCGCTCTGCGGGGCGTGGCATTACTGATGCAATCCATTGAAAAGGTGCGTTCACGCATCAACCCGCAGCTTGAGGTCTATGGTGTTTTGGTGACGATGTACACTTCGACCCTGCATTGCGAGGAAGTGCTGCAGCGCATTTATGAGGCGTTCCAGGACAAGGTTTTTCATTCGGTGATCTCGCGTTCCATCAAGCTGCCGGATTCCAACGTCGCCGCTGCGCCGATCACGATTTATGCGCCAAATCACAAAACTGCCAAGGAATACCGCGAAACCGCCCGTGAGCTCATCGCCCGTGGCATTGTGCAGTGA
- a CDS encoding segregation/condensation protein A: protein MSTSIGAVNTVNSQKPETAGFSVNLSIYSGPFDALLTMIANRQLELTEISLSAITEEFIEYVRGLDMARDMEQVSAFLDVASVLVEAKSATILPGDENGERDEQSMEALRERDLLFARLVQYRAFKSAANDFRELFAANSGRFSHPAFSDPAVAAMLPELAWTLGPKDLAKIAAEVFLNAPADQVRLDQLHVSQVDLKRQSQIVRDRLRGLDSGGSMTFAELTADAKNTLVVVARFLSILLFFKQGVLQYKQAGPFEDLHLRWIPGADNGDDAIEVNEGDFA from the coding sequence ATAAGCACCTCTATAGGAGCCGTTAACACTGTGAATTCGCAAAAGCCTGAAACCGCTGGCTTTTCCGTCAATCTTTCCATCTATTCCGGACCGTTCGATGCACTGTTGACGATGATTGCCAACCGTCAGCTCGAGCTTACCGAGATCTCGCTTTCGGCCATCACCGAAGAGTTCATCGAGTACGTGCGCGGACTTGACATGGCTCGCGATATGGAGCAGGTCAGTGCGTTTCTTGATGTCGCGTCGGTGTTGGTCGAGGCTAAAAGTGCGACGATTCTGCCGGGCGATGAGAACGGCGAACGCGACGAACAGAGCATGGAAGCATTGCGCGAGCGCGATCTGCTCTTTGCCCGGCTGGTGCAATATCGTGCGTTCAAAAGCGCCGCCAATGATTTCCGTGAACTGTTCGCCGCCAATTCCGGACGTTTCTCGCATCCCGCCTTCAGCGACCCGGCGGTCGCCGCAATGCTGCCGGAGCTGGCCTGGACGCTTGGACCGAAGGATCTAGCCAAAATCGCGGCGGAGGTGTTCTTGAATGCTCCGGCGGATCAGGTGCGGCTCGACCAATTGCACGTCTCTCAGGTCGATCTGAAACGACAATCGCAAATCGTGCGTGACCGTTTGCGCGGATTGGATTCCGGTGGCTCGATGACATTTGCCGAACTGACCGCCGATGCCAAAAACACATTGGTGGTCGTCGCGAGGTTTTTGTCCATTCTGCTTTTCTTCAAGCAAGGTGTGTTGCAGTATAAGCAGGCCGGTCCCTTTGAGGATTTGCACTTACGATGGATACCAGGTGCCGATAACGGGGACGACGCCATAGAAGTGAACGAGGGTGATTTCGCATGA
- the scpB gene encoding SMC-Scp complex subunit ScpB, producing the protein MDFCVDDFPGGLESCLEAILMVADQPQQVTDLARVLALDEDEVRAALESMQREYDGDESRNLAPRGFELRHTALGWQFGNRAVFEPVVSAFVTDGQMARLSQAALEALAIVAYKQPVTRAQIAAIRGVNSDGVVRALSVRGLIREDGADSDSRAAFLVTTGLFLEKMGLESLDQLPELAPFMPAASDVVNQAEETSGPTVN; encoded by the coding sequence GTGGATTTTTGCGTCGACGATTTCCCCGGTGGCTTAGAATCCTGCCTTGAGGCGATCCTGATGGTTGCCGACCAGCCGCAGCAGGTGACGGATTTGGCTCGGGTGCTTGCCCTTGACGAAGATGAGGTGCGCGCTGCGCTTGAATCTATGCAAAGGGAATACGACGGCGATGAATCCAGGAATCTTGCGCCTCGTGGTTTCGAGCTGCGGCATACCGCGCTTGGCTGGCAATTCGGCAACCGCGCGGTGTTCGAGCCGGTCGTCTCCGCGTTCGTCACCGATGGACAGATGGCTCGGCTTTCGCAGGCGGCACTTGAAGCTCTTGCCATAGTGGCCTATAAGCAGCCGGTTACCCGCGCCCAGATTGCGGCCATCCGCGGCGTCAATTCCGACGGCGTGGTGCGTGCGCTGAGTGTGCGAGGGCTTATCCGCGAGGACGGCGCCGACTCTGATTCCCGTGCGGCTTTTTTGGTCACTACCGGGCTTTTCTTGGAGAAAATGGGCTTGGAATCGCTTGATCAGCTTCCCGAACTTGCTCCCTTCATGCCTGCCGCCAGTGATGTGGTCAATCAGGCCGAAGAGACTTCTGGACCTACGGTGAATTAA